A stretch of Alkalicella caledoniensis DNA encodes these proteins:
- a CDS encoding methyl-accepting chemotaxis protein, with product MKLRDKLLIPILLLLTITIGVIGIFNYTQTKNRITDMFHDEMENVLNNTVQSVISGQRAIEITTTSLNESNLSLTQSIAELILNNRSLLSTENMTSLAESLGVDEIHVIDENGIITHGNITEFYGFDFNTSEQTKPFLQGITDDNFRLAQEPTERGTDGVLFQYIGVSRLDRPGVIQIGVRPEAIEDMIAQMDIRDLIENIRVGEEGYAYVINGEGEVHAHKDSTQEGENISDFQWGQEIIRTGSGEITYRENGNEYLAFFDKVDDNIVVLTIDLQEINGPLSTLAWITILALVVSILIMIPVIFIIVNVQVSRPLTKLVGAMQKAGQGDLTVEARHNSKDEIGILAKGFNAMILNFRTLIMDIDNNSENVAKSSKQLTITTEQNTLAADEVARTIEEIANAANEQARETEKGVSYTEELGLALENEQLLITQLNKSADEVNILKDEGFVTLADLTEKTNSNSVSIGEVRDVIIDTNNSAESIAKASEMIQNISNQTNLLALNAAIEAARAGEAGKGFAVVADEIRKLAEQSNSFTGEISQIISDLTEKTQYAVKNMARVEETVELQNQSLQSTNYKFEGISHAMENMKKVIEDLNVSSERMKETKNEVMNIIGSLAAISQQNAAGTQEVSASVEEQTASMTEIAGASEALAELANSMKKAIEKFIYS from the coding sequence ATGAAGTTAAGAGATAAGTTACTCATACCGATTTTGCTATTATTAACCATTACTATTGGAGTAATCGGAATTTTTAACTACACCCAAACAAAGAACCGTATTACAGATATGTTCCACGATGAAATGGAAAATGTACTAAATAATACAGTTCAGTCTGTTATTTCTGGTCAGAGAGCCATAGAAATAACCACAACATCACTAAATGAAAGTAATTTATCCCTTACACAGTCCATTGCAGAGCTTATTTTAAATAATCGCTCTCTATTAAGCACTGAAAACATGACCTCCTTAGCGGAAAGCCTTGGGGTAGATGAAATCCATGTCATTGATGAAAATGGTATAATAACTCACGGAAATATTACAGAATTCTATGGATTTGATTTTAATACATCTGAACAAACTAAACCTTTTTTGCAGGGGATTACAGATGATAATTTTAGATTAGCCCAAGAGCCAACGGAAAGGGGAACCGATGGTGTGCTGTTTCAGTACATAGGTGTTTCGCGATTGGATAGGCCTGGTGTTATTCAAATTGGTGTAAGGCCTGAAGCCATCGAAGATATGATTGCCCAGATGGATATAAGGGATTTAATTGAGAACATAAGGGTTGGTGAAGAGGGTTATGCTTATGTTATCAATGGTGAAGGTGAAGTACATGCCCACAAAGACTCAACCCAGGAAGGTGAGAATATTTCTGATTTCCAATGGGGCCAGGAGATTATAAGGACCGGTAGTGGAGAAATAACTTACCGGGAAAATGGTAACGAATACTTAGCATTCTTCGACAAAGTAGATGACAACATAGTTGTTCTAACCATTGATTTACAGGAAATCAACGGACCATTATCCACCCTAGCTTGGATAACTATTTTAGCACTTGTAGTATCTATACTGATTATGATTCCGGTAATTTTTATAATAGTGAACGTACAAGTATCAAGGCCACTGACTAAGCTTGTTGGTGCTATGCAAAAGGCAGGACAAGGGGACTTGACTGTTGAGGCAAGACATAACTCAAAAGATGAGATAGGCATTTTAGCCAAGGGATTCAATGCTATGATACTAAACTTTAGAACATTGATAATGGATATAGATAATAATTCAGAAAACGTAGCAAAATCATCAAAACAATTGACCATTACCACTGAACAAAACACTTTAGCTGCCGATGAAGTAGCTAGGACAATTGAAGAGATTGCAAACGCTGCAAATGAACAGGCTCGAGAGACGGAAAAGGGTGTTAGCTATACAGAGGAGCTAGGGTTAGCCCTAGAAAATGAGCAATTACTGATTACACAACTAAATAAAAGTGCAGATGAAGTTAATATCCTTAAAGATGAAGGTTTTGTCACACTTGCTGATCTTACGGAAAAAACCAATAGCAATAGTGTGTCTATTGGTGAAGTTAGAGATGTTATTATAGATACAAATAACAGTGCTGAAAGTATAGCAAAAGCCAGTGAAATGATTCAAAATATCTCAAATCAAACTAACTTACTTGCTTTAAATGCTGCCATAGAAGCAGCTAGAGCCGGTGAAGCTGGAAAAGGTTTTGCCGTTGTAGCCGATGAGATAAGGAAGCTTGCGGAGCAGTCCAATAGTTTTACAGGGGAAATTTCTCAAATAATAAGTGACTTAACTGAAAAAACCCAATACGCTGTAAAAAATATGGCTAGGGTTGAAGAAACTGTGGAGCTGCAAAATCAAAGCTTACAGAGTACGAACTATAAGTTTGAAGGTATATCCCATGCCATGGAAAACATGAAAAAAGTTATAGAAGACCTAAACGTATCAAGTGAGCGAATGAAAGAAACTAAAAATGAGGTTATGAATATCATTGGCAGTCTCGCTGCTATATCGCAACAAAACGCAGCAGGAACCCAAGAGGTTTCAGCTTCTGTGGAGGAGCAAACTGCCTCCATGACAGAGATCGCAGGGGCCAGTGAGGCTTTAGCAGAACTGGCAAATAGTATGAAAAAAGCCATAGAGAAGTTTATATATTCATAG
- a CDS encoding M55 family metallopeptidase: protein MNKFETVVVKKGLSRFSALSVHPTKAREMIYEGVKRGLIKKDSKKPLKLQEPITMEIDFKDSNMADTASLIPGVKRLNPRTISYTGDGETIFKLQELIIFRLVDQL, encoded by the coding sequence GTGAATAAGTTTGAAACAGTTGTGGTGAAAAAAGGTTTATCACGTTTCTCTGCTTTATCTGTACACCCAACAAAGGCACGGGAAATGATATATGAAGGGGTTAAAAGGGGCCTAATTAAAAAGGACTCCAAAAAGCCATTAAAACTTCAGGAGCCAATAACCATGGAAATAGACTTTAAAGATTCTAACATGGCCGACACTGCTTCTTTAATACCTGGAGTAAAAAGACTTAACCCTAGAACTATTTCTTATACAGGTGATGGGGAGACTATATTCAAGTTGCAGGAGCTTATTATATTTAGGTTAGTCGATCAGCTGTAA